In a single window of the Metopolophium dirhodum isolate CAU chromosome 2, ASM1992520v1, whole genome shotgun sequence genome:
- the LOC132937879 gene encoding cytochrome P450 4C1-like, whose amino-acid sequence MEVSQDFPVSSSKHSAGGLRMTSTELTAYGVISFIVVLWCHYKWNRRHFERLASKMTGPPAYPIIGAGLEFVGTPQQVIERIIKLFDIYGSEPFKVWMGTSLGVTISKPEDVQIVLNSSKALEKDQFYKFFKNTVGEGLFSAPVHKWRRHRRLITPVFNANLLDQFFPVFNEKNRILTRNLKKELGKTQPFDLWDYIADTTLDIICQTAMGYNLDTQLNNESEFAEALTKASELDSMRIYKPWLHPDMIFSIYGKLTGLHNVYKTLHKLPNQVIKEMKETYAQRKIENKSNIVDVNDDDKKRLKVFLDTLLDLNEAGANFSDEELRDEVVTMMIGGSETSAITLCFCLLLLAIHPEIQDKVYDEIYDVLGDGDQTITIEDTTKLVYLEQCLRETLRLYPIGPLLLRQLQDDVKIFSGDHTLPKGTTCIISPICTHHIPELYPNPWSFNPDNFDAENVSKRHKFSFIAFSGGPRGCIGSKYAMLSMKVLVSTFLRNYSVHTDVKLSDIKLKLDLLMRSANGYPVTIRPRDRRPTYKQNTNCSTVNL is encoded by the exons ATGGAGGTGTCTCAAGATTTCCCCGTGTCTTCATCTAAACATTCAGCAGGTGGGCTCCGAATGACCAGTACTGAGTTGACTGCTTACGGAGTAATTTCTTTTATTGTGGTGCTATGGTGTCACTACAAATGGAACCGCAGACACTTCGAAAGATTGGCATCCAAAATGACGGGACCACCGGCATATCCGATTATTGGTGCAGGGCTCGAGTTTGTTGGTACACCCCAAC aggtcATAGAGAGAATAATTAAACTGTTCGACATCTATGGCTCCGAACCGTTTAAAGTGTGGATGGGTACATCTCTGGGCGTAACCATTAGCAAACCAGAAGACGtacaa ATAGTATTAAACAGTTCCAAGGCCCTTGAGAAAGACCAGTTTTACAAATTTTTCAAGAATACCGTAGGTGAAGGCTTGTTTTCAGCCCCAG ttcataaaTGGCGAAGACATCGTCGTCTCATTACTCCAGTGTTTAACGCCAATCTTCTTGATCAGTTTTTTCCTGTTTTTAATGAGAAAAACAGAATTCTCACAAGGAATCTTAAGAAGGAATTAGGTAAAACACAACCATTTGATCTTTGGGACTATATTGCGGATACCACTCTTGATATAATTTGTC aaaCCGCAATGGGCTACAATCTTGACACGCAATTAAATAACGAGTCTGAATTTGCTGAAGCATTAAcaaa AGCATCGGAATTAGATTCTATGAGAATTTACAAACCCTGGTTGCATCCTGatatgatattttcaatttacgGAAAACTTACGGGACTACACAACGTCTATAAGACATTGCACAAACTTCCAAATcag gTGATCAAGGAAATGAAAGAAACATATGCACAaaggaaaattgaaaataaatctaACATCGTAGATGTCAACGATGACGACA agaAACGTTTAAAAGTGTTTTTGGACACGTTATTGGATCTGAATGAAGCTGGTGCCAACTTTTCCGACGAAGAACTTAGAGACGAAGTTGTGACTATGATGATTGGT GGTAGTGAAACCAGTGCTATTACACTCTGCTTTTGCCTATTGCTGTTGGCTATCCATCCGGAAATTCAA gacaAGGTGTATGATGAGATTTATGACGTATTAGGTGATGGTGACCAAACAATTACTATTGAAGACACTACCAAACTAGTTTATCTCGAACAATGTTTGCGGGAAACTCTTCGATTATACCCTATAGGACCGTTGTTACTTAGACAACTCCAAGACGATGTCAAAAttt TTTCCGGTGATCATACACTGCCAAAAGGAACAACATGTATTATATCTCCGATATGTACGCACCATATTCCTGAGTTGTATCCGAATCCATGGTCGTTCAACCCGGATAACTTCGACGctgaaaatgtttctaaacgccataaatttagttttatagcTTTCAGCGGTGGTCCAAGGGGTTGTATAG GGTCCAAATATGCCATGTTGTCAATGAAAGTTCTTGTATCTACGTTTTTGCGAAACTACAGCGTACACACAGACGTAAAATTAagtgatattaaattaaaactagatTTATTAATGAGAAGTGCTAATGGTTATCCTGTAACTATTCGGCCGAGAGATAGAAGACCCACATACAAACAGAATACGAATTGTTCGACGGTTAAtttgtga